One genomic window of Ziziphus jujuba cultivar Dongzao chromosome 4, ASM3175591v1 includes the following:
- the LOC107415327 gene encoding serine/threonine-protein kinase STY13, translating to MGSGNGVYSVGEFSLDSKWLIDPKHLFVGPRIGEGAHAKVYEGKYKNQTVAVKIVNKGETQEEIAKKEARFAREVAMISKVQHKNLVKFIGACKEPVMVIVTELLLGGTLRKYLLNMRPRSLDMGVAVGFALDIARAMECLHSHGIIHRDLKPENLLLTADYKTVKLADFGLAREESLTEMMTAETGTYRWMAPELYSTVTLRHGEKKHYTNKVDAYSFAIVLWELIHNKLPFEGMSNLQAAYAAAFKNVRPSAENLPEDLALIVTSCWKEDPNSRPNFSQIIQMLLHYLSTISPPEPVIPLRMFKSENAVLPPESPGTSSLMATRDDSGDTPKNNTEDKPKGFFFCFNQCY from the exons atggGATCTGGAAATGGTGTTTACTCGGTTGGAGAGTTCAGCTTGGATTCCAAGTGGTTGATCGATCCGAAGCATCTTTTTGTTGGTCCGAGGATTGGGGAAGGCGCGCATGCCAAAGTGTACGAAGGAAA ATATAAGAATCAAACAGTTGCTGTTAAAATTGTCAATAAAGGAGAAACCCAAGAAGAGATTGCCAAGAAAGAAGCTCGGTTTGCGAGGGAGGTTGCAATGATATCCAAAGTTCAACACAAAAATTTAGTGAAG TTTATTGGAGCTTGCAAGGAACCTGTCATGGTCATTGTAACTGAGCTACTATTGGGTGGAACATTGCGGAAATACCTTTTGAATATGCGGCCAAGAAGCTTGGATATGGGCGTGGCAGTTGGGTTTGCACTTGATATTGCTCGCGCAATGGAATGCTTACACTCCCATGGGATAATTCATCGGGACCTGAAACCTG AAAACTTGCTCTTGACTGCAGACTATAAAACTGTTAAACTTGCGGATTTTGGCTTAGCTAGAGAAGAATCATTGACAGAAATGATGACCGCTGAGACTGGGACGTATCGGTGGATGGCTCCTG AGCTTTACAGCACGGTTACATTAAGGCACGGAGAGAAGAAGCATTATACGAACAAGGTGGATGCCTACAGCTTTGCAATTGTGTTGTGGGAGCTCATCCATAATAAGTTGCCTTTTGAAGGCATGTCAAATCTACAGGCTGCATATGCAGCCGCTTTTAAG aATGTGAGGCCCAGCGCTGAAAACCTACCTGAAGATTTGGCTTTGATTGTAACTTCATGTTGGAAAGAAGACCCAAACTCTCGACCAAACTTCAGCCAAATCATACAGATGTTGCTGCACTATCTTTCTACCATTTCACCTCCAGAGCCTGTCATCCCACTTAGGATGTTCAAATCCGAGAATGCTGTTCTGCCACCGGAGTCACCCGGTACTAGTTCGCTGATGGCTACTAGAGATGACTCAGGGGATACTCCAAAAAACAACACAGAAGACAAACCTAAAGGATTTTTCTTCTGCTTTAACCAGTGTTACTGA
- the LOC107415239 gene encoding SUPPRESSOR OF GAMMA RESPONSE 1 isoform X1, whose product MARSTWLINSKAIAKKVRNASRSSAYQINDYGANRECPKCHCRIDNSDVSSEWPGLPAGVKFDPSDAQLLEHLAAKCGAGNLSPHMFIDEFIPTLEGEGIYCDHPENLPGAKKDGSSVHFFHRIINAYATGQRKRRKIHNQHSVTAEHVRWHKTGKTKAVVESGIQKGCKKIMVLYKSSKKGSKPDKANWIMHQYHLGAEEDEKEGEYVVSKIFYQQQKQTDKDDKSPLIEDSEIVALHTSPRTPNTNPPIPPRHGKSIFCNDVIDDNKLQASAKEAGPTQGTSHAPQPDIAKDDMGYPEWLAGESQAVESSDINCLDETLLCKEIFDSGLNYMSDADFASGTNDLPKNGNASYGIADLENLELDTPPDFQLSDLQFSSQESILGWLDNFEKKF is encoded by the exons ATGGCAAG GAGTACTTGGCTTATTAACAGCAAAGCAATTGCAAAGAAAGTGAGAAATGCTAGTCGTTCTTCTGCTTATCAAATCAATGACTATGGGGCAAACCGTGAATGCCCAAAATGCCATTGTCGCATTGATAACAGTGAT GTCTCTTCTGAGTGGCCTGGTCTGCCAGCTGGTGTGAAGTTTGATCCATCTGATGCACAACTCTTAGAACATTTAGCAGCAAAATGTGGTGCTGGAAACTTATCGCCACATATGTTTATTGATGAGTTCATCCCGACACTAGAGGGTGAAGGAATATATTGCGACCATCCAGAAAATCTGCCTG GTGCTAAGAAAGATGGAAGCAGTGTTCATTTCTTTCACAGAATAATTAATGCATATGCTACTGGACAAAGAAAGCGCCGCAAGATCCACAATCAGCATAGTGTGACTGCAGAGCATGTCCGCTGGCACAAAACTGGTAAGACCAAAGCTGTGGTAGAAAGTGGAATTCAAAAAGGCTGTAAGAAGATTATGGTTCTTTATAAAAGTTCTAAGAAGGGGTCCAAGCCAGACAAGGCCAATTGGATCATGCATCAATATCATCTAGGAGCTGAAGAAGATGAGAAGGAAGGAGAATATGTAGTATCAAAAATCTTCTACCAGCAGCAGAAGCAGACTGACAAGGATGATAAGAGTCCGCTGATTGAAGATTCTGAAATCGTGGCACTTCACACTAGTCCCAGAACCCCCAATACAAATCCTCCAATTCCTCCACGACACGGAAAATCTATTTTCTGCAATGATGTTATAGATGATAATAAGCTCCAAGCATCTGCCAAG GAAGCAGGGCCTACCCAAGGAACATCTCATGCCCCCCAGCCTGATATTGCTAAGGATGATATGGGGTATCCTGAATGGTTGGCAGGCGAATCTCAGGCTGTTGAAAGCTCTGACATAAATTGTTTGGATGAGACATTGTTATGCAAGGAGATTTTTGATTCCGGATTGAATTACATGTCTGATGCTGATTTTGCTTCCGGCACGAATGACTTACCTAAAAATGGCAACGCATCATATGGAATTGCTGATCTTGAGAACCTTGAACTCGATACACCACCAGATTTCCAGCTTTCT GATTTGCAGTTTAGCTCACAGGAAAGTATCCTTGGTTGGTTAGACAATTTTGAGAAGAAATTCTGA
- the LOC107415239 gene encoding SUPPRESSOR OF GAMMA RESPONSE 1 isoform X2 produces the protein MSTWLINSKAIAKKVRNASRSSAYQINDYGANRECPKCHCRIDNSDVSSEWPGLPAGVKFDPSDAQLLEHLAAKCGAGNLSPHMFIDEFIPTLEGEGIYCDHPENLPGAKKDGSSVHFFHRIINAYATGQRKRRKIHNQHSVTAEHVRWHKTGKTKAVVESGIQKGCKKIMVLYKSSKKGSKPDKANWIMHQYHLGAEEDEKEGEYVVSKIFYQQQKQTDKDDKSPLIEDSEIVALHTSPRTPNTNPPIPPRHGKSIFCNDVIDDNKLQASAKEAGPTQGTSHAPQPDIAKDDMGYPEWLAGESQAVESSDINCLDETLLCKEIFDSGLNYMSDADFASGTNDLPKNGNASYGIADLENLELDTPPDFQLSDLQFSSQESILGWLDNFEKKF, from the exons AT GAGTACTTGGCTTATTAACAGCAAAGCAATTGCAAAGAAAGTGAGAAATGCTAGTCGTTCTTCTGCTTATCAAATCAATGACTATGGGGCAAACCGTGAATGCCCAAAATGCCATTGTCGCATTGATAACAGTGAT GTCTCTTCTGAGTGGCCTGGTCTGCCAGCTGGTGTGAAGTTTGATCCATCTGATGCACAACTCTTAGAACATTTAGCAGCAAAATGTGGTGCTGGAAACTTATCGCCACATATGTTTATTGATGAGTTCATCCCGACACTAGAGGGTGAAGGAATATATTGCGACCATCCAGAAAATCTGCCTG GTGCTAAGAAAGATGGAAGCAGTGTTCATTTCTTTCACAGAATAATTAATGCATATGCTACTGGACAAAGAAAGCGCCGCAAGATCCACAATCAGCATAGTGTGACTGCAGAGCATGTCCGCTGGCACAAAACTGGTAAGACCAAAGCTGTGGTAGAAAGTGGAATTCAAAAAGGCTGTAAGAAGATTATGGTTCTTTATAAAAGTTCTAAGAAGGGGTCCAAGCCAGACAAGGCCAATTGGATCATGCATCAATATCATCTAGGAGCTGAAGAAGATGAGAAGGAAGGAGAATATGTAGTATCAAAAATCTTCTACCAGCAGCAGAAGCAGACTGACAAGGATGATAAGAGTCCGCTGATTGAAGATTCTGAAATCGTGGCACTTCACACTAGTCCCAGAACCCCCAATACAAATCCTCCAATTCCTCCACGACACGGAAAATCTATTTTCTGCAATGATGTTATAGATGATAATAAGCTCCAAGCATCTGCCAAG GAAGCAGGGCCTACCCAAGGAACATCTCATGCCCCCCAGCCTGATATTGCTAAGGATGATATGGGGTATCCTGAATGGTTGGCAGGCGAATCTCAGGCTGTTGAAAGCTCTGACATAAATTGTTTGGATGAGACATTGTTATGCAAGGAGATTTTTGATTCCGGATTGAATTACATGTCTGATGCTGATTTTGCTTCCGGCACGAATGACTTACCTAAAAATGGCAACGCATCATATGGAATTGCTGATCTTGAGAACCTTGAACTCGATACACCACCAGATTTCCAGCTTTCT GATTTGCAGTTTAGCTCACAGGAAAGTATCCTTGGTTGGTTAGACAATTTTGAGAAGAAATTCTGA